A single genomic interval of Halomonas sp. GT harbors:
- a CDS encoding RidA family protein, whose protein sequence is MSNKAVINTEKAPAAIGPYSQAIKAGNTVYLSGQIPLNPETMEIISDDFEAQARQVFTNLQAVCEEAAGTLGDIVKLNLYLVDLDNFAIVNKVMEEFFSSPFPARAAVGVKALPKGSQVEAEAVMVIGD, encoded by the coding sequence ATGAGCAACAAAGCGGTTATTAATACAGAAAAAGCCCCCGCTGCAATCGGTCCTTACTCTCAAGCGATTAAGGCTGGCAACACAGTGTATCTTTCGGGTCAGATCCCGCTGAACCCAGAGACAATGGAAATTATCTCTGACGACTTTGAGGCGCAAGCGCGTCAAGTATTTACCAATCTGCAGGCGGTGTGTGAAGAGGCTGCGGGTACGCTGGGCGATATCGTCAAGCTCAACTTATACCTTGTTGATTTGGATAACTTTGCGATCGTGAATAAGGTGATGGAAGAGTTCTTTTCGTCGCCTTTCCCTGCCCGCGCAGCGGTCGGTGTCAAAGCATTGCCTAAAGGCAGCCAAGTAGAAGCAGAAGCTGTGATGGTCATTGGCGACTAA
- the recG gene encoding ATP-dependent DNA helicase RecG, with the protein MSDLSAPVSSLKGVGEALALKLARLGIDCVSDLLFHLPLRYQDRTRLTPIGLLRAGSEAVIEGEVTACDVVKGRRRSLLVRVRDGSGILSLRFFHFSPAQQQQMRPGVTVRAFGEARAGATGLEIYHPEYRLSGGNDSPVEEYFTPIYPTTEGLHQTRLRALTQQALALLQRSPELLPDVIPDALRQRFNLPGLHASLQLLHQPPPDVDIEQLAHGHHPATRRLALEELLAHQLSLREVRLRIQADGAPSLPSGRSLQTRFLAQLPFALTGAQRRVMEEITLDLARPAPMLRLVQGDVGSGKTVVAAMAALSALAGNCQAAMMAPTEILAEQHYRAFKAWFEPLGIEVAWLAGKLKGKARLDAKAAIADGRARMVVGTHALFQSDVHFQCLGLAIIDEQHRFGVHQRLALREKGEAGGLTPHQLIMTATPIPRTLAMSAYADLDVSVIDELPPGRTPVKTVVVSDERRPEVVERIRNACSDGRQAYWVCTLIEESEVLQCQAAEVTRDELTQSLPELAIGLIHGRMKASEKVEVMEAFKTGELDLLVATTVIEVGVDVPNASLMIIENPERLGLSQLHQLRGRVGRGSTESFCVLLYHPPLSKSSRERLSVMRETTDGFRIAEKDLEIRGPGEVLGTRQTGLAQMKIADLERDADQLERVTALAQALQGNTEVTAVLVRRWLGEAAGRYGQV; encoded by the coding sequence ATGAGTGACCTCTCTGCACCGGTTTCGTCGTTGAAAGGGGTTGGTGAGGCGCTCGCGCTAAAGTTGGCGCGATTGGGAATAGACTGCGTAAGCGACCTGCTATTTCACCTGCCGTTGCGCTACCAGGACCGTACACGGCTAACGCCCATTGGCCTGCTGCGCGCAGGGAGTGAGGCGGTGATAGAAGGGGAAGTCACCGCGTGCGATGTTGTTAAGGGACGTCGGCGTAGTTTGTTAGTCAGAGTGCGCGATGGAAGCGGTATTTTAAGCCTGCGTTTTTTTCATTTTTCGCCTGCCCAGCAGCAACAGATGCGCCCCGGTGTTACTGTGCGTGCATTTGGGGAGGCGCGCGCGGGGGCAACAGGGCTGGAAATTTACCATCCTGAGTACCGGCTAAGCGGCGGTAACGATTCACCGGTTGAGGAGTATTTCACGCCGATTTACCCGACCACTGAAGGGTTGCATCAGACGCGTTTGCGCGCACTTACCCAGCAAGCGCTTGCGCTACTGCAGCGCTCCCCTGAGTTACTTCCGGACGTTATTCCAGATGCCCTGCGCCAGCGGTTCAACCTGCCTGGGTTACACGCTAGCCTGCAACTGCTACATCAACCGCCACCGGATGTGGACATTGAGCAGCTTGCCCACGGCCATCATCCCGCCACACGTAGGCTGGCACTGGAAGAGCTACTGGCTCACCAACTCAGTCTGCGTGAAGTGCGGTTACGTATTCAGGCGGATGGTGCGCCATCGCTGCCGTCGGGCCGCAGCCTGCAAACCCGCTTTTTAGCCCAACTACCGTTTGCCCTTACCGGTGCGCAGCGCCGCGTGATGGAAGAGATTACCCTAGACCTTGCGCGGCCCGCTCCGATGCTACGGCTCGTGCAGGGCGACGTTGGCTCGGGGAAGACGGTCGTTGCAGCGATGGCGGCGCTTTCAGCGCTGGCGGGCAATTGTCAGGCGGCGATGATGGCCCCTACGGAAATTCTTGCTGAACAGCACTATCGGGCGTTTAAAGCCTGGTTTGAACCGCTAGGCATCGAAGTGGCTTGGTTGGCAGGCAAGCTAAAAGGTAAAGCACGGTTAGATGCCAAAGCCGCGATTGCCGATGGCCGTGCCCGTATGGTGGTGGGCACCCACGCGCTGTTTCAGAGCGACGTACACTTTCAGTGTTTAGGGTTGGCAATTATTGATGAACAGCATCGCTTTGGCGTTCATCAACGCTTGGCACTGCGCGAGAAAGGCGAAGCGGGCGGGCTAACACCGCATCAACTGATCATGACCGCCACACCAATTCCACGCACGCTGGCCATGAGTGCTTACGCTGATTTGGATGTATCGGTAATTGATGAATTGCCGCCAGGGCGTACGCCGGTTAAAACCGTGGTGGTATCTGATGAGCGGCGGCCCGAAGTAGTCGAACGCATTCGCAACGCCTGCAGTGATGGGCGTCAGGCCTATTGGGTGTGTACGTTGATTGAAGAGTCTGAGGTACTGCAGTGTCAGGCCGCCGAAGTCACCCGTGATGAGCTAACCCAGTCGCTACCTGAACTCGCTATTGGTCTTATTCACGGGCGCATGAAGGCCAGCGAAAAAGTTGAGGTGATGGAGGCCTTCAAAACGGGTGAGCTCGACCTGTTGGTGGCCACCACCGTTATTGAAGTGGGTGTAGATGTCCCGAATGCCAGCCTGATGATTATCGAAAACCCGGAACGCCTGGGGCTCTCTCAACTGCACCAGCTGCGCGGTCGAGTAGGGCGTGGCAGCACGGAAAGCTTCTGTGTGTTGCTTTACCACCCGCCGTTATCGAAAAGCTCCCGTGAGCGCCTGAGCGTAATGCGCGAAACCACCGACGGTTTCCGTATTGCTGAAAAGGACTTGGAAATTCGTGGCCCCGGCGAAGTGCTCGGCACTCGCCAAACCGGTCTGGCTCAGATGAAAATTGCTGATCTTGAACGTGATGCCGACCAGCTAGAGCGTGTCACCGCCCTTGCTCAGGCGCTTCAAGGCAACACTGAGGTCACCGCTGTCTTAGTACGGCGCTGGTTAGGCGAAGCCGCCGGGCGCTACGGACAGGTTTAG
- a CDS encoding hydrogen peroxide-inducible genes activator, with the protein MTLTELRYIVTLAQERHFGRAAERCHVSQPTLSVAVKKLEDELDTPLFERSKSTVQVTPLGEKIVAQAQRVLEQSRLIYEMANAGKDQLANPLRIGAIYTIGPYLFPHLVPALASAAPQMPLYIEEGMTGSLRAKLRSGELDVIIVALPFTETDVVTKPIYDEHFEVLMPASHRWVSRDAIHKEDLLEERLLLLGEGHCFRDQILEACPAITQKLNSPNNTLIAEGGSLETIRHMVASKLGITVLPQSALGTDQYENAMLVSRPFVEPAPSRTVAIAWRASFPRPKAIDALAKAISQCQQPVHTASPSS; encoded by the coding sequence ATGACTTTAACAGAACTACGCTACATCGTAACCCTTGCCCAAGAACGTCACTTTGGTCGTGCCGCCGAACGCTGCCATGTTTCGCAGCCAACGCTCTCGGTGGCGGTGAAAAAGCTCGAAGACGAGCTTGATACACCGTTGTTTGAACGTTCCAAATCAACCGTGCAGGTCACCCCGCTGGGAGAGAAAATCGTTGCTCAAGCCCAGCGCGTGCTGGAACAGAGCCGACTTATCTACGAAATGGCGAATGCTGGCAAAGACCAGTTGGCTAACCCGCTGCGCATAGGCGCAATTTATACGATTGGCCCCTACTTATTTCCCCATCTAGTGCCAGCACTGGCTAGTGCCGCTCCGCAAATGCCGTTGTATATCGAAGAAGGTATGACCGGCTCTCTACGGGCAAAGTTACGCAGTGGCGAGCTGGATGTCATTATTGTGGCGCTGCCTTTCACAGAGACCGACGTGGTTACCAAGCCGATTTACGACGAGCATTTTGAGGTATTGATGCCCGCCAGCCATCGTTGGGTAAGCCGTGACGCGATTCACAAAGAAGATTTGTTAGAAGAGCGATTGCTGCTGCTGGGTGAAGGGCATTGCTTCCGCGATCAAATTTTAGAAGCCTGTCCGGCGATTACCCAAAAGCTTAACAGTCCAAATAATACGTTGATTGCAGAGGGGGGGTCATTGGAAACCATTCGCCATATGGTGGCATCTAAATTAGGCATTACGGTACTGCCACAGTCGGCGCTGGGCACAGATCAGTATGAAAATGCCATGCTGGTGAGCCGACCCTTTGTTGAACCAGCGCCTTCGCGCACCGTTGCCATTGCGTGGCGGGCAAGCTTTCCCCGGCCAAAAGCAATTGATGCGCTAGCCAAGGCGATCAGCCAATGTCAGCAGCCTGTACACACTGCTAGCCCATCCTCATGA
- a CDS encoding RelA/SpoT family protein, whose amino-acid sequence MFTIDDLADRLGGYLPPDEIQQVKRAFYYAEQAHDGQRRRSGEPYVTHPLAVANILANMHMDHQSLMAAMLHDVIEDTGVSKKALSVQFGKPVAELVDGVSKLTQITFEDKAVAQAENFQKMVLAMSRDIRVIIVKLADRLHNMRTLGALRPDKKRRIARETLEIYARIAGRLGINTIRVELEDLSFQAIHPMRAERIKRAVASARGNRRSAMREIQSSLQQSLDDEGLKGTVIGRQKHLLSIYKKMRDQRKPFAEIMDVFGFRIITEDVASCYRILGVVHNLYKPVPGRFKDYIAIPKANGYQSLHTTLFGQGGMPIEVQIRTREMEAMANNGIAAHWLYKAGQTTHPIAEGSHARARAWVKGLLEMQRHAGDSLEFIEHVKNDLFPDDIYVFTPKGDIMELPQGATVIDFAYSVHTDIGNNCIACRIDRHLAPLSTRLESGQTLEIITAPGARPNLAWLNFVTTAKARSAIRHALKHQQQAEAVILGRRLLNKALAPFETSLEELDESIFAKAFKELDVVSLDALLESLGLGNRMAHVVARRLVDVSNGGNADYVLSGDSEKAVVISGSEGMVINFARCCHPLPGDPVVGHLSVGKGLVVHRSECKNLGDRKNDPEKLFALEWSDSIDEDFPVALRIEIESRRGLVAELAGVVTDADANIERIGIEERDARLSIVNLTLSVKGRVHLARIIKRIRNLPNVGKITRMTN is encoded by the coding sequence ATGTTCACCATTGATGACCTGGCCGATCGACTTGGCGGCTATTTACCTCCAGACGAAATACAGCAGGTCAAACGCGCTTTCTATTATGCCGAGCAAGCCCACGACGGCCAACGCCGTCGCTCTGGTGAACCCTATGTGACCCACCCTTTAGCGGTCGCTAATATATTGGCTAATATGCACATGGACCATCAAAGTTTGATGGCTGCCATGCTGCATGATGTCATCGAAGATACCGGTGTCTCGAAAAAGGCGCTGTCTGTGCAATTTGGTAAGCCTGTCGCCGAATTGGTGGATGGTGTTTCCAAGTTGACCCAGATCACTTTTGAAGACAAAGCCGTCGCCCAGGCGGAAAATTTCCAGAAGATGGTGTTAGCGATGTCGCGGGATATCCGCGTCATTATCGTAAAATTGGCTGACCGTCTGCATAACATGCGCACGCTGGGAGCACTGCGGCCGGATAAGAAGCGCCGTATTGCCCGAGAAACGCTGGAAATTTATGCCCGTATCGCGGGGCGTTTAGGTATCAATACGATTCGTGTTGAGCTTGAAGACCTCTCTTTCCAGGCGATTCACCCCATGCGTGCAGAACGCATCAAGCGCGCGGTGGCCAGTGCGCGGGGGAACCGCCGTAGCGCGATGCGGGAAATTCAGTCATCGCTACAGCAGAGTCTGGACGATGAAGGGCTTAAAGGCACCGTGATCGGCAGGCAGAAACATCTACTGTCGATTTATAAGAAAATGCGCGACCAGCGTAAGCCGTTCGCAGAAATTATGGATGTCTTCGGATTTCGCATCATTACCGAAGATGTCGCTAGCTGCTATCGCATCTTAGGTGTGGTTCATAATCTCTATAAGCCCGTACCAGGGCGATTTAAAGATTATATCGCTATTCCAAAAGCCAACGGCTACCAAAGTCTTCACACCACGCTGTTTGGTCAGGGCGGGATGCCAATTGAAGTGCAGATCCGCACCCGTGAGATGGAGGCGATGGCAAATAACGGCATCGCTGCCCACTGGCTCTATAAAGCAGGGCAAACAACCCACCCGATTGCTGAAGGCAGCCATGCCCGTGCCCGTGCTTGGGTAAAAGGCCTGCTAGAAATGCAGCGCCATGCGGGTGACTCGCTAGAGTTTATTGAGCACGTCAAAAACGATCTTTTCCCAGACGATATCTACGTATTCACCCCCAAAGGCGACATCATGGAGCTGCCTCAGGGCGCGACGGTGATCGACTTTGCTTATAGCGTACACACCGATATTGGCAATAACTGCATTGCTTGTCGTATTGATCGCCATTTAGCACCGCTCTCAACGCGTCTTGAAAGTGGGCAAACGCTGGAAATTATTACTGCTCCTGGGGCACGGCCTAACCTGGCATGGCTCAACTTCGTCACGACAGCAAAAGCGCGTTCCGCGATACGTCATGCATTGAAGCACCAGCAGCAGGCAGAAGCGGTTATCTTAGGGCGACGGCTGTTGAATAAGGCGCTGGCGCCGTTTGAAACCAGCCTTGAAGAACTGGATGAAAGTATTTTTGCGAAAGCATTTAAAGAGCTGGACGTCGTTTCGTTAGATGCTTTGTTAGAGTCACTTGGCTTGGGCAATCGTATGGCCCATGTGGTGGCGCGGCGCTTGGTTGATGTCTCCAATGGTGGCAATGCTGACTACGTTCTCAGTGGGGATAGTGAAAAAGCAGTCGTTATCAGCGGTAGCGAAGGTATGGTGATTAATTTTGCCCGCTGCTGCCATCCGTTGCCGGGCGACCCCGTTGTTGGCCACTTGTCAGTTGGCAAAGGGTTGGTGGTACATCGCAGTGAATGCAAAAACCTAGGTGATCGTAAAAACGACCCAGAGAAGCTGTTTGCACTTGAGTGGTCGGACAGCATAGATGAAGACTTCCCGGTTGCGCTGCGCATTGAAATTGAGAGCCGTCGTGGGCTGGTGGCAGAGCTGGCTGGCGTGGTGACCGATGCCGATGCCAATATCGAGCGTATCGGCATTGAAGAGCGAGATGCGCGGCTTTCAATTGTTAATTTAACTTTATCGGTAAAAGGCCGAGTGCATCTTGCGCGCATCATTAAGCGTATACGCAACCTTCCTAATGTCGGCAAAATAACCAGAATGACCAATTAA
- a CDS encoding SDR family oxidoreductase, with the protein MKLTVLIIGCGDIGITLGRELLSEGHHVIGVRRQVEALKDSGIEPLALDLNDLEGAGADALPHADYVIYSVSADRFEESAYQSAYPDGLNRVLSVLEQHKTPPKRIFFVSSTSVYGQQEGEVVSEDSPTGSTSFSGKLMCDAEQALINHSIPGTVVRFSGIYGPGRDRLIHQVAEGRIAAVTPVSYSNRIHRDDCTGILAHLIRCQEKGAPLADLYLGSDCEPVTLHNVMAWLAKQLKVESTETMQSPLRRRTSKRCDNSRIRETGYEFRYPTYKEGYAQVLKEGGFLTPQKA; encoded by the coding sequence GTGAAGCTAACGGTACTGATTATTGGCTGCGGAGATATCGGCATAACGCTTGGACGCGAGCTACTCAGCGAAGGCCATCATGTTATCGGCGTGCGCCGTCAGGTCGAGGCATTAAAAGACTCAGGCATTGAGCCATTAGCGCTTGATCTTAACGATCTCGAAGGCGCTGGTGCAGACGCGCTGCCTCATGCTGACTACGTTATTTATTCCGTCAGCGCTGACCGTTTCGAAGAAAGTGCCTACCAAAGCGCTTATCCGGATGGCCTCAACCGTGTACTTAGTGTGCTTGAGCAGCATAAAACGCCACCAAAACGCATCTTTTTTGTGTCGTCGACCAGTGTTTATGGCCAGCAGGAAGGCGAGGTCGTTAGCGAAGACAGCCCAACCGGTTCAACCAGCTTTTCTGGCAAGCTGATGTGCGATGCTGAACAAGCACTAATTAACCATTCAATCCCCGGCACAGTCGTGCGCTTTTCCGGGATTTATGGCCCTGGCCGTGATCGTTTGATTCATCAGGTCGCAGAAGGCCGAATCGCTGCGGTTACGCCGGTCAGCTATTCCAATCGTATTCACCGTGATGATTGCACCGGTATTTTGGCGCACTTAATTCGTTGTCAGGAAAAAGGCGCTCCACTCGCTGACCTTTACCTGGGCAGTGACTGCGAGCCTGTTACCCTGCATAACGTGATGGCGTGGTTGGCCAAACAGCTCAAGGTTGAATCTACCGAGACCATGCAGTCACCACTGCGCCGCCGAACCAGTAAACGTTGCGATAATAGCCGTATCCGTGAGACGGGCTATGAGTTTCGCTATCCGACTTACAAAGAAGGCTACGCACAGGTGCTAAAAGAGGGCGGCTTCTTAACGCCACAAAAAGCCTAA